The Euphorbia lathyris chromosome 2, ddEupLath1.1, whole genome shotgun sequence genome includes a window with the following:
- the LOC136218289 gene encoding probable transmembrane GTPase FZO-like, chloroplastic, translated as MAPFLSLHISTPCILLSPSLPFFHSLPLFKSPSHRTYRFPVQSLSSNPFPQSINRNSPIQPPRTLFPGGYKRPEIKVPNIVLQLDPDEVLSGADALNFIDEAISKWVGIVVLNGGDGTGKTLYDAASLLKSLVKDRAHFLIGERVDIAAAVNATGVVLSDQGLPSIVARNMMMGSKSESVLLPLVARNVNTLTAALNASNSEGADFLIYGLEPGKDFDLKMDSGSADIKVPIFVIYDSRRASTSVVEASKLLKSGAGGLAMSLDNLRLFNEESLNQLFDTTSASQRTSGEELKALKALNINHDIQGRTKVAGFVKLNDRENQLIETERSLLLEAIDVIKKAAPQMEEISLLIDAVSQIDEPFLLAIVGEFNSGKSSVINALLGERYLKEGVIPTTNEITFLCYSEYNSKEPQRCERHPDGQYICYLPAPILKQMKVVDTPGTNVILQRQQRLTEEFVPRADLLLFVISADRPLTESEVDFLCYIQQWKKKVVFVLNKSDLYQNTNELEEAISFIKENVRKLLNTENVILYPVSARSALEAKLLAAENHLDKKLADSEYHWKTNSFFELEKFLYSFLDGSTETGIERMKLKLETPITIANRIFSSCDSLVKEEVANAKQDLALVTEIVDSVKEYRGKMEKESISWRAKTLSLIESTKSRVLELIESTLQITNLDIAASYMLRGEKSAKTPAVFRVQHDIIGPAVSDAQKLLEEYASLLKSSSTCEGKLYEEAFEKRWPLIINPNTNIHIETSGSLDKVDALSLKVMENFSTVAASQLFEQEIREVYLGTFGGLGAAGLSASLLTSVLPTTLEDLLALALCSTGGFIAISKFPSRKRGMMDKVGRIADGLSREVEEAMQKDLVETVVNLEKLVKSMSKPYEDAAQERVDKLLDIQKELSDIQKQVTKLQIEIQNLHVS; from the exons ATGGCACCTTTCCTCTCTCTTCATATCTCTACGCCTTGCATTCTCTTATCTCCATCACTTCCCTTCTTTCATTCTCTCCCTCTCTTCAAATCTCCATCTCACCGAACCTATCGTTTCCCTGTCCAATCGCTTTCTAGCAACCCCTTTCCGCAATCAATCAATCGCAATTCACCTATTCAGCCGCCAAGAACGCTGTTTCCTGGCGGCTACAAGCGTCCTGAAATCAAGGTTCCTAACATTGTTCTCCAGTTGGACCCGGACGAGGTTTTGAGTGGTGCTGATGCTTTGAATTTTATCGACGAGGCCATTTCTAAGTGGGTTGGAATTGTTGTACTCAATGGTGGTGATGGAACTGGAAAGACCTTGTATGATGCTGCCTCTTTATTGAAGTCGCTTGTCAAGGACCGCGCCCATTTCTTAATTGGGGAGCGTGTTGATATCGCTGCCGCTGTTAATGCCACCGGAGTTGTGCTCTCTGATCAAG GTCTTCCTTCCATTGTGGCAAGAAACATGATGATGGGTTCCAAATCAGAATCAGTACTTCTCCCTTTAGTAGCCAGAAATGTTAATACACTTACTGCTGCCTTAAATGCATCTAATTCTGAAGGTGCTGACTTTCTTATATATGGTCTGGAACCAGGGAAAGATTTTGATCTAAAAATGGACTCCGGATCTGCGGATATAAAAGTACCAATCTTTGTTATTTATGATTCACGTAGAGCATCCACATCGGTTGTGGAGGCATCAAAATTGCTGAAATCCGGTGCTGGTGGTTTGGCGATGTCATTGGATAATTTGAGGCTGTTCAATGAGGAATCTTTGAACCAGTTATTTGACACTACTAGTGCATCTCAGAGAACATCCGGGGAGGAACTTAAGGCGCTCAAAGCATTAAATATAAATCATGATATTCAGGGGAGAACAAAGGTGGCTGGCTTTGTTAAATTAAATGATAGAGAAAATCAGCTTATAGAAACAGAGCGATCATTATTACTTGAAGCTATTGATGTAATTAAAAAAGCTGCTCCCCAG ATGGAGGAGATTTCACTTCTTATTGATGCTGTTTCTCAAATTGATGAGCCATTTTTACTGGCTATAGTG GGTGAATTCAATTCTGGAAAATCATCTGTGATTAATGCGCTTCTTGGAGAAAGGTACCTTAAAGAGGGTGTTATTCCTACAACCAATGAGATTACTTTCTTATGTTATTCTGAGTATAATTCCAAAGAGCCACAACGGTGTGAAAGGCATCCGGATGGTCAATATATATGCTATCTTCCTGCTCCAATTCTAAAACAA ATGAAAGTTGTTGATACACCAGGGACTAATGTAATTCTTCAGAGGCAACAACGCCTTACTGAGGAATTTGTGCCTCGTGCAGATTTGCTTCTCTTTGTCATTTCTGCTGACCGCCCGTTGACTGAAAGTGAG GTTGATTTTCTTTGTTACATTCAACAGTGGAAGAAGAAAGTCGTGTTTGTGTTAAATAAATCAGATCTCTATCAGAATACTaatgag CTTGAAGAAGCAATATCCTTCATCAAGGAAAATGTAAGGAAGTTGCTGAACACTGAAAACGTGATATTATATCCAGTCTCTGCTCGGTCTGCCCTTGAAGCTAAACTGTTAGCTGCTGAGAATCACCTAGATAAAAAATTGGCAGATTCAGAATATCATTGGAAGACCAATAGTTTCTTTGAACTTGAGAAGTTCTTGTATAGCTTCTTAGATGGCTCAACAGAAACAGGAATCGAAAGAATGAAGCTCAAACTTGAAACACCAATTACAATTGCTAATCGTATATTCTCTAGTTGTGATAgtcttgtgaaagaagaagtgGCAAATGCCAAGCAGGACCTTGCCCTTGTGACTGAAATAGTTGATAGCGTGAAAGAGTACAGAGGGAAGATGGAAAAGGAGAGCATATCTTGGAGAGCAAAAACATTGTCACTG ATTGAATCGACAAAGTCACGCGTTTTGGAGCTCATAGAATCTACTCTTCAAATAACAAATCTTGATATTGCTGCATCTTATATGCTTAGAGGGGAAAAATCTGCCAAGACGCCAGCTGTCTTCAGGGTTCAACATGATATAATTGGTCCTGCAGTTTCAGATGCACAA AAACTACTTGAAGAATATGCATCATTGTTAAAATCAAGTAGTACTTGTGAGGGAAAGCTATATGAAGAAGCTTTTGAAAAAAGATGGCCTTTGATAATAAATCCAAACACAAACATACATATAGAGACCTCTGGGTCGCTGGATAAAGTCGATGCCCTCAGCTTGAAAGTGATGGAGAACTTCAGTACTGTGGCAGCTTCTCAGTTGTTTGAACAGGAAATACGTGAAGTG TATTTAGGAACTTTTGGTGGACTTGGAGCTGCTGGTTTATCCGCCTCTCTTCTGACGTCTGTGTTGCCTACAACTTTAGAAGATCTTCTTGCTCTTGCACTTTGTTCTACTGGAGG GTTCATAGCCATTTCAAAATTTCCATCTCGCAAGCGAGGGATGATGGATAAGGTAGGTAGGATTGCAGATGGGTTGTCGCGTGAAGTGGAGGAGGCAATGCAAAAGGATCTAGTGGAAACTGTCGTGAATTTAGAGAAGTTGGTAAAAAGTATGAGCAAACCTTATGAAGATGCAGCTCAGGAGAGAGTAGACAAACTTTTAGACATCCAAAAAGAATTATCAGATATTCAGAAACAAGTTACAAAACTTcaaattgaaatacaaaacCTTCATGTATCATAA